One stretch of Myxococcota bacterium DNA includes these proteins:
- a CDS encoding ASCH domain-containing protein → MTFTQRLHPGIRAGEITCSVRIWQRPRVKVGGRYAFEDGAIVVDSLRRIDLSEVTPALAKRSGFAGVVDLLKVAKHGRGEQVYLVGFHFEPGKRR, encoded by the coding sequence GTGACCTTCACCCAGCGCCTGCATCCGGGCATCCGCGCGGGCGAGATCACCTGCAGCGTGCGCATCTGGCAGCGCCCGCGCGTGAAGGTCGGCGGGCGCTACGCGTTCGAGGACGGCGCGATCGTGGTCGACTCGCTGCGGCGCATCGACCTGTCCGAAGTCACCCCCGCGCTCGCCAAGCGCTCCGGCTTCGCGGGCGTGGTCGACCTGTTGAAGGTCGCCAAGCACGGACGCGGCGAACAGGTCTATCTGGTCGGATTCCACTTCGAGCCGGGCAAGCGCCGGTGA